One Burkholderia gladioli genomic window, AGGCATGCGCGGGCGAAGCCTTCCAGGCCTCGGCGCTGAAGCGCCGGTCCTTCAGCTCGGGCGCCTCGAGCTGCGAGGCGGTCGCCTTGCGGAACAGCTCGGCGCTCTCGCGCGCATAGTCGGCCTGTAGCTGCTGCAGCCGCGCCGGCGGCACCGAGGCGACCGGCAGCGACATGCCCGGCAGCGCCGCGCCGCCGGGAAAGGCCGCGCCGAACTGGCTGCCAAACTGGCCGCTGAACGGATTGCCGAATTGAGCTGCAAACGGTGCACCACCCGCGGCCGGCCACTCGGGCAGCTTGGGCATGGCGAACGGAAGGGGAAAGGAAGCAGCCGGATTCGCTTGCGCAGACTGACCGGCCGCGGCGCGCAGGGGCTCCGCGAAGCGGCCCCATGCGTCGAGCCACTGCTGGAACATCTGTTGAATCGGCTGGGACGCATCGGCCGTCTGGCGCCCCGGATTGAAGTCAGCTTGTGAGGAAGTCGACGAATTTTTCGGTGCTGTCATACCTGCCTTACCGGTGATTCCTGGCTGTGCATCTGGACATCCTGCGTCAACGACCTTCCGGCGACGCGACCTGCCGGCCATCATACGCTGGAGGTGGCTTCACGATTCTGCCGCAGTGCAGTAGTTTTATCATTATCGTTTTCCCCCATGTGCTGCCGCGGGGGAAAACGCGCGAGGCCGCGACTATGCGGCAATCCGTCGCAACATCGTCGACGAGGCCCGGCCCGAGGCGACGTGCGAGTGGCTTGGAGCCGGTTCAGCCTAACCGGGTTCCGTGACGGGAATCATGTCACGCGCCGCAGCAAAAAGCCCCCGGCATTTGTACCGGGCCAGGCAAGAAATACCCGTATCGATATGAGCGAGGGGCCGTGGAGGGGCGATCCCCCGTGCTGCCGGCCCGCTCTTCAGGCTTCTAGTCGTTGATCCAGATCATCGCGGCCATGCGACCCGTGACCCGATCGCGCCGGTAGGAGTAGTAGCGATGGCGCTCGGTCACCGTGCAGGCGGTGCCGCCCGTCGCCTGCATGATGCCGAGCCGCGCCAGGCGCAGGCGCGCCAGCGCGTAGAGATCCGCGTGGTGCTTGCCCGCCGCGCCGTCGACCGCCACGAAGGCGCGGGCGGTCGCTTCGCGCTCGTCCGGCAGCGCCGCATCGACGAATGCCGCGTGCACGTCGGCGCCGACCTCGAAGACGCGCGGGCCGATCGCCGGGCCCAGCCAGGCATGCAGGCCGCTCGCCTCGACGCCGGCCAGGGCCGCCACCTGCGCCGCGGTGCGCTCGAGGATGCCCGCCACCAAGCCGCGCCAGCCCGCGTGCGCGGCACCGACCGCGCGGCCGGCCGCGTCGCAGAACAACACCGGCAGGCAATCGGCCACCATCACCACGCAGACGGCGCCGGGCACGTCGGTCACGCTGGCATCGGCGCGAACCGGCGCGTCTGCCGCCGGGCCGGCCGCCAGCACCGCGTCGGCGCGCACGACCTCGGTGCCGTGCACCTGCTCGAGCCAGGCCGCGCGCGGCTGGCCGGCCAAGGCCAGCAGCCGCGCGCGATTCGCCTCGACAGCGGCCGGATCGTCGCCGGTATGAAGGCCGAGATTCATGCCGCCGGGCGCATCGCCCTGCTCCGCCGACCATCTGCCATAAGGCGCGGCGCTCACGCCGCCGTCACGCGTCGAAACCAGCGCGCGCACGCGCGGCGCGACGCGCCAGTCGGGTTGCAGGCAATCGTCGAGGCTCAGCTCGGGCAGCGTGATGGTGGTCATTCAGTCCTCTTCCGGATCGTCGCGTACGTAGATGATCTCGCCATCGTAATCATCGTCGTCGTAATCGTCCTCGTCGTCGAAGTCGGCGTCCTCGGCACCGAAGCCGAGAGCGGCGGCCAGCTCGGCGATGTCGTCGGGCACCGGACAGCGCCACTGCATCGAGCGCCCCGTGAGCGGGTGCACCAGGCCGAGCCGCCAGGCATGCAGGGCCTGGCGCGCGAAACCGCCGGGCAGCGCCGCGACCGAGCGCTTGCCGCGTGCGCGGCCATACACGGGGTCGCCGAGCAGCGGATGGCCGGTATGCGCGCAGTGCACGCGAATCTGGTGCGTGCGGCCGGTCTCGAGATCGCAGTGGATCGCCGACACCGGCTGGTTCTGCCAGAGCACCGTATCCACGCAGCGGAAGTGCGTGCGGGCCGGCTTGCCCGAGGCGCCC contains:
- the pgeF gene encoding peptidoglycan editing factor PgeF translates to MTTITLPELSLDDCLQPDWRVAPRVRALVSTRDGGVSAAPYGRWSAEQGDAPGGMNLGLHTGDDPAAVEANRARLLALAGQPRAAWLEQVHGTEVVRADAVLAAGPAADAPVRADASVTDVPGAVCVVMVADCLPVLFCDAAGRAVGAAHAGWRGLVAGILERTAAQVAALAGVEASGLHAWLGPAIGPRVFEVGADVHAAFVDAALPDEREATARAFVAVDGAAGKHHADLYALARLRLARLGIMQATGGTACTVTERHRYYSYRRDRVTGRMAAMIWIND